The Phragmites australis chromosome 15, lpPhrAust1.1, whole genome shotgun sequence genome window below encodes:
- the LOC133893644 gene encoding protein neprosin-like, which translates to MATARGGAAWVLAAAAVCTLWVAAAEARSPAARVHRHLKRLNKPAIKSIESPDGDIIDCVHISHQPAFDHPLLKNHTIQFRPAYHPEGLYDDAKSSIDSSYAGEKPRLQLWHQNGRCPEGTVPIRRTKKYDLLRASSMRRYGRKRHTAPNPLSVDPNMLSEGGHQHAIAYVQGDKYYGAKATINVWEPKIQQPNEFSLSQLWILGGSFGEDLNSIEAGWQVSPDLYGDNNTRLFTYWTSDAYQATGCYNILCSGFIQINNEIAMGASIFPISNYAGSQYDISILIWKDPKEGNWWMQFGKEYVLGYWPSFLFSYLADSASMIEWGGEVVNSEPDGTHTSTQMGSGHFPEEGFGKASYFKNIQVVDSSNQLSAPKGVGTFTEQSNCYDVQNGNNGDWGTYFYYGGPGKNSNCP; encoded by the exons ATGGCGACGGCGCGGGGTGGCGCCGCGTGGGTgctcgccgcggcggcggtgtgCACGCTGTGGGTGGCTGCGGCGGAGGCcaggtcgccggcggcgagggtgCACCGGCACCTGAAGCGGCTCAACAAGCCGGCCATCAAGAGCATCGAG AGCCCAGATGGAGACATCATCGACTGCGTGCATATCTCCCACCAACCAGCCTTTGATCATCCTCTCCTCAAGAACCACACAATACAG TTTAGGCCGGCCTACCACCCTGAAGGTCTATATGATGATGCCAAGAGCAGTATAGACTCCAGCTATGCTGGCGAGAAACCGAGGCTCCAACTGTGGCATCAAAACGGTAGGTGTCCGGAGGGCACGGTCCCGATTCGGAGGACGAAGAAGTATGACCTGCTCCGAGCGAGCTCCATGCGGCGGTATGGCAGGAAACGCCATACTGCTCCAAACCCGCTGTCTGTTGATCCCAACATGCTCAGCGAGGGTGGTCACCAA CATGCTATAGCGTACGTCCAGGGAGATAAGTATTACGGTGCCAAGGCCACCATTAATGTGTGGGAGCCCAAGATTCAGCAGCCTAACGAATTTAGCCTGTCCCAGCTCTGGATCTTGGGGGGATCATTTGGGGAAGATCTTAACAGCATCGAGGCTGGTTGGCAG GTGAGCCCTGACCTCTATGGAGACAACAACACTAGGTTGTTCACGTACTGGACA AGTGATGCATACCAAGCAACAGGGTGCTACAACATCTTGTGCTCGGGGTTCATTCAGATCAACAACGAGATCGCCATGGGGGCTAGCATCTTCCCCATCTCGAACTACGCTGGCTCCCAGTATGATATCAGCATACTTATCTGGAAG GATCCAAAGGAGGGGAATTGGTGGATGCAGTTTGGCAAGGAGTATGTCCTTGGCTACTGGCcgtccttcctcttctcctacCTCGCTGACAGTGCTTCAATGATCGAGTGGGGTGGGGAGGTGGTGAATTCGGAGCCCGACGGCACGCACACGTCGACACAGATGGGCAGCGGGCATTTCCCGGAGGAAGGGTTCGGGAAGGCGAGCTACTTCAAGAACATCCAGGTGGTGGACAGCAGCAACCAGCTCAGTGCTCCAAAGGGGGTGGGCACCTTCACGGAGCAGTCCAACTGCTACGATGTGCAGAACGGCAACAATGGCGACTGGGGCACCTACTTCTATTATGGTGGCCCTGGCAAGAACTCAAACTGTCCATGA